aaAACGAAAGGACATATTATAACTGAGTTATAGAGAGTAATGGCTGggttatcacaagaaaaattttgaaggtaaatgaatgatatatatgatttgacggctgagttatattatttacggaaaaacgaaaggtcatgttaCAACttagttatagtgagttatggctgagttatcaaaagaaacaatgtGAATGGCTGATATATTCACTTTACAGCTCAGTtgtaatatttacgggaaaacgaaattCATCTTCCAAATAACTTTCTTGTACTCTGGtccaaccaaataatataatattattccatctctgtatatatacaagtattccCGTTATtttagtctattacctctcaactacaaactagaataaaattattttttacaacactatgtccgctcgatcacccaagatgccggatctccccgacgatgttttcataaaaatcgtttcccttgtTGCAGAAGATGCTGCAGAAGATCAATGGTcttcacttggttctattttaagggctggtcaTAGGGGGGAAAATGCAGTATATAGTAATGAAGTTCTAAAGACATCTGCTATATATtgcctttgtactgatccatcagaaatcaacacatccaatgcccctgatAGTGGCCTCCAACATGAAAGGCGGCACATgcctttcttcgtcaaatgctttgacgccggcaaacccattgccatttactacgaagggctaagggttgtggctgaggatagagatatccagcgtgagattgatattctcagtcgtattgtaccggccgatgcttatgccaccttagcatgtggggtactaagtatttgtcaagggaatgaggttatggccgtccattacctccagctgtttgatgcaaatcattGTCCTCTGATGTCTTTGGGTGCCATGGTAACCGGGAATGATTTTATGTTTGAGTTATCTCGTTATAAGACGGCCCGAAAAAACTCATACACAGCCTCCCTtcgctatcctgacagcccgccactcccttcacccgcttgtgctgtgatgtgttATTTAGATAACGGTCTCCATCATCTCAACGGTCTCCATCCTCTCAACTGTGGAGACAGTTATCAAATAATGtgcaaaaactgttacctttggtggttgtccctcaaagtctctgagctcctttagggtttccagcagtgaATTCCAGTTTTACCTTATCAACTCGTGACtctaaattatgtttattttaaaataattattttccatttcttaGGCGAGTatcttttttcatgtattaaaggTCCCTATtttccacattttagtatctcCTCTCATTtatcggctgagttatagtaaagttatggctgaggtatcacaacaaacaatctgaaagcaaaCGACTGATAACCTTCATCCTTGCTTTCAATTCTGATTTTGCATCTTCAACCCTCTCAAATAGCTCTTTCTCAAgctccatttgcatcttcttctcaatctccaTTTCCATTTGTAGTTTTACAGTTTGAACAGAGAAAGACTCTACCTCATCCAACAGTGCCTCATCGACCCACTTGAAGACGTGGTCATCATTCATAAGCTATCAAGGTGATGGAGACAACAATTGGAACAAGAACAGATTCAACATAAACCAACAAGAACAGAttcaacataaacaagaacagaCTCTACCTTCTTCGCAGTTGCATACCCACAACGGAAGTTTCGTCGACAAGGATTTGACTCCGATTTCAAATTTTTGGCCACGATTGCTTCtccacaccaacatctcttaggTACGCCAACAACTGTACCTCGTCCTCTCTCTCGGACATTTGATGCACAACTCGAGTCTCCAGATACATTGCTCATGATTTacgagattttgattttttagggtttaagcaTTCGACATTTAGGGATTTTCgtttttaagaagaagaacatcacTCGGgtcaacaattgaatattaatattattaggttaacttatggtttcccgccaacaattgcatattaaaattattaggttaacttatggtttcccgccaaaatatcgctttacggctgagttataaccATTactggaaaacgaaaggtcatgtaacggctgagttatcacaagaaacaatttgaatattaaaattattagtttaacttatggttttccgccaaaatatcgctttacggctgagttataaccATTactggaaaacgaaaggtcatgtaacgactgagttatagtgacttatggctgagttattacaagaaacaatttgaaagtaaatgaacgatatatatgatttgacggatgagttataatatttacgggaaaacgaaaagtCTCGACGATTCATGtgaacggctgagttatagtgatttataaatctttaGTGGCTGATTTATCATAATACCGGCTgggttatattaatatgaaacattacaaaaaaaaNaaaaaaaaaaaaaaaaaaaaaaacaagttcggagttcataaagaagaagacacgACATTACAATGGAATTCACTTTTAAAAACCgattaagaggaggaggaaccatgaGCTTTTAGTGAATCCCaatcaagaggaggaggaaccacacaCTGGTCGACATCGGCCTCCgcaatctctctcatctcctctaaccTCTTGTGCTCTGTCGCTAAGTCGACAAGTTCTCCACccaagatttgattcagttgggataGTTGAGCGTCGATTAGTTCCACTTGATGCACGAGGACTGATGAGACCATGGACGGCTCAACCAAAACACACGGACGTGAGGAGCAGCTAGAACCTGAGGAAGCATCGGAGGaccagcttgaaccagaggaagcaccggaggaagCATTGACCGTTCCGGcgggtcctataacaaggtcacggtccaagaggttcaaACAAGCCATCACTGGACTACtcaaggagctggacaagaagctagaagacgtgactcaaaccacttggacgttgctcacagctcaaggggctcggtaaagggtaaagtgttactttggtgctctttttcccttggtcaagttttgtcccattgggctttcttgacaaggtttttaatgaggcctaagtaacattttcaaaccccctttgccagcccaagttgtggtccaaggttccccacaaaggccttggcccattttctatctctttctcattcaaactttgcatttattgttttgtcagtTCCTAGACATCTTGCATGAACTCGAATTTGAACTTGCAAGGTTGTCTAGGGTTTTTCTTCTCTATCTCGTCCTTCCCTTCTCCTATTTA
The sequence above is drawn from the Camelina sativa cultivar DH55 chromosome 4, Cs, whole genome shotgun sequence genome and encodes:
- the LOC104783425 gene encoding uncharacterized protein At4g04775-like, with protein sequence MSNVSGDSSCASNVRERGRGTVVGVPKRCWCGEAIVAKNLKSESNPCRRNFRCGYATAKKLMNDDHVFKWVDEALLDEVESFSVQTVKLQMEMEIEKKMQMELEKELFERVEDAKSELKARMKVISRLLSDCLL